Proteins encoded by one window of Muntiacus reevesi chromosome 6, mMunRee1.1, whole genome shotgun sequence:
- the LOC136170861 gene encoding zinc finger protein homolog: MTELASSGGGSPAGDGEEGLGDDRGLVIHHPAEEQPHRCPLCGQTFAQQPSLVRHQKAHAGAGRAAAFVCPECGKAFSVKHNLEVHQRTHTGERPFPCPECGRCFSLKQNLLTHQRIHSGEKPHQCAQCGRCFREPRFLLNHQRTHARMPAPHPRRPGVFGERRPYFCARCGKSFAREGSLKTHQRSHGHGPEGQAAHLGRVL; the protein is encoded by the coding sequence ATGACCGAGCTGGCATCCTCGGGGGGCGGGTCCCCTGCGGGGGACGGGGAGGAGGGCCTGGGGGACGATCGAGGCCTGGTCATCCACCACCCGGCGGAGGAGCAGCCGCACCGCTGCCCGCTGTGTGGCCAGACCTTCGCCCAGCAGCCCAGCCTGGTGCGGCACCAGAAGGCGCACGCCGGGGCGGGCCGCGCAGCCGCCTTCGTGTGCCCGGAGTGCGGCAAGGCCTTCAGCGTGAAGCACAACCTAGAGGTCCATCAGCGCACCCACACGGGCGAGCGGCCCTTCCCCTGCCCCGAGTGCGGGCGCTGCTTCAGCCTCAAGCAGAACCTGCTCACGCACCAGCGCATCCACAGCGGCGAGAAGCCGCACCAGTGCGCGCAGTGCGGCCGCTGCTTCCGAGAGCCGCGCTTCCTGCTCAACCACCAGCGCACCCACGCGCGCATGCCCGCGCCGCACCCGCGCCGCCCCGGCGTCTTCGGGGAGCGCAGGCCCTACTTTTGCGCCCGCTGTGGCAAGAGCTTCGCGCGGGAGGGCTCGCTCAAGACCCACCAGCGCAGTCACGGCCACGGGCCCGAGGGCCAGGCGGCCCATTTAGGCCGCGTGCTCTGA